In Cloacibacterium caeni, a single window of DNA contains:
- a CDS encoding lysophospholipid acyltransferase family protein, which translates to MSLISKQDFIKAAGLQKFGFIKSPIASTIMELTKLNDVNRLYDSIKHHDGVAFFDAFLKKLEIQYVAFEEDLAKIPKTGPFILVANHPLGAIDGILMCKILTEIRPDFKIMGNFLLQKIEPMKDYVIPVNPFETRKEAYSSISGMRETLKHLQEGGCVGIFPAGEVSNRNNIFDEVLDKEWEIPALKLIKKAKVPVVPMYFHTKNSSKFYSIAKIHADLQTLLLPSEMMKKRDKPIRIRIGKPVSPKIQEEYESVKELGDFLRKKVYMMKSYYERRKSIAELFKLSNLPIKFPLKSGQEVIQNIIDETPHEDILKDLENLKKKDKLLFSNSNYEVYFTEYDEIPSMMREIGRQRELTFRAIGEGTNLPFDLDEYDKHYHHLILWDNSAQKIAGAYRMALGAQVMKKFGISGFYTSSLFEFDQEIQPFFRKVIEMGRAYVNLEYQQKPLPLFLLWRGIVHVCLKNPEHKFLMGGVSISNKFSDFSKSLMIEFMRSHYYDSVVAQYVHPKNDFKVKLKVKEKHLFFEGLDNDLNKFDKLIDDLEPEMRMPVLIKKYIKQNAKVIAFNVDPNFNDAIDGLMYIRISDLPESTIKPVLEEMSEQLKES; encoded by the coding sequence ATGAGCCTCATTTCTAAACAAGATTTTATCAAAGCAGCAGGATTGCAGAAATTCGGATTTATTAAAAGTCCGATTGCTTCTACCATTATGGAACTTACCAAGTTGAATGATGTCAATAGATTGTATGACAGCATAAAACACCACGATGGAGTAGCTTTTTTTGATGCTTTTCTCAAAAAATTAGAAATCCAATACGTAGCCTTCGAAGAAGATTTGGCTAAAATCCCAAAAACAGGACCTTTCATTTTGGTAGCCAATCATCCTCTAGGAGCGATTGATGGCATCCTGATGTGTAAAATCCTTACAGAAATTAGACCTGATTTTAAAATCATGGGCAATTTTCTTTTGCAGAAAATAGAGCCTATGAAAGATTATGTAATTCCGGTAAATCCTTTTGAAACCAGAAAAGAGGCATACAGCAGTATTTCTGGAATGCGTGAGACCTTGAAACACCTTCAGGAAGGCGGTTGTGTCGGTATTTTTCCTGCGGGAGAAGTGTCGAATCGTAATAATATTTTTGATGAGGTTTTGGATAAAGAATGGGAAATTCCAGCACTTAAATTAATAAAAAAAGCAAAGGTTCCTGTGGTTCCGATGTATTTTCATACCAAGAATTCGAGCAAGTTTTATAGCATTGCCAAAATTCATGCAGATTTACAAACGCTCTTGCTTCCGTCTGAAATGATGAAGAAAAGAGACAAGCCCATTAGAATCAGAATAGGAAAGCCTGTTTCGCCAAAAATCCAAGAAGAATATGAATCGGTGAAAGAATTAGGCGATTTCTTGAGAAAGAAAGTCTACATGATGAAGTCTTACTATGAAAGGAGAAAATCTATTGCGGAGCTCTTTAAACTGTCTAATTTGCCGATTAAATTTCCGCTGAAGTCTGGACAAGAAGTGATTCAGAATATCATAGACGAAACACCTCATGAAGACATTCTAAAAGATTTAGAAAATCTTAAAAAGAAAGATAAACTCTTATTCTCCAACTCTAATTACGAAGTGTATTTCACCGAATATGACGAAATTCCTTCGATGATGAGAGAAATCGGAAGACAGCGTGAGTTAACCTTCCGAGCAATAGGAGAGGGAACCAACCTGCCTTTTGATTTAGATGAGTATGATAAGCATTACCATCATCTTATTCTTTGGGATAATAGTGCTCAAAAAATTGCGGGAGCTTATAGAATGGCATTAGGTGCTCAAGTCATGAAGAAATTTGGAATTAGCGGCTTTTATACCAGCTCATTATTTGAGTTTGACCAAGAAATACAACCTTTCTTTAGAAAAGTGATAGAAATGGGGCGTGCTTATGTGAATTTAGAATATCAGCAAAAACCATTACCACTATTCTTGTTGTGGAGAGGAATTGTGCATGTTTGCCTCAAAAATCCTGAACATAAATTCTTAATGGGTGGAGTAAGCATCAGTAATAAATTCTCAGATTTTTCTAAGTCTTTGATGATTGAATTTATGCGTTCGCATTATTATGATTCTGTGGTGGCGCAATACGTGCATCCTAAAAACGATTTTAAGGTAAAACTTAAGGTAAAGGAAAAACACCTCTTTTTCGAAGGTTTAGACAATGATTTGAACAAGTTTGATAAACTTATCGATGATTTAGAGCCAGAAATGAGAATGCCGGTTTTAATAAAAAAATACATCAAACAAAATGCTAAGGTTATCGCATTTAATGTAGACCCTAATTTCAATGATGCGATAGACGGACTCATGTATATCAGAATAAGCGACCTTCCAGAAAGTACAATTAAGCCCGTTTTAGAAGAAATGAGTGAACAATTAAAAGAAAGTTAA
- the recG gene encoding ATP-dependent DNA helicase RecG, with protein sequence MTLDTSIEFLKGIGTERAKLIANVLDIRTVEDFLHFFPIRYLDKSKVYKIADIKEDNLEIQLKGRITELQEITYAKGKKRLSGKFTDGTGTLDVVWFQYSNWMKEQIPVNREIYIFGRVQEFNHTFSMPHPEIELEDKKSAEERLRPIYPSSEKLTKRGLNQKFFQTVQANIISQIPQLIEENLPVSLMKSLKLMSRQQAYLNIHFPQNADFAKHADRRLKFEEAFFFQLGYGLKKNYNKSFTIGNPFPIVGENFNNFYENFLPFELTNAQKRVLKEIRNDLKKPIQMNRLLQGDVGSGKTMVALLAMLLAMDNGFQSCMMAPTEILATQHFNSIADLLKETDVKVRLLTGSTKTVERKIIHEELLNGELSILVGTHAVLEDIVRFKNLGLAIIDEQHRFGVAQRAKLWAKNKIAPHILVMTATPIPRTLAMSYYSDLDVSVIDEMPVGRKPIITAHRREKDRNSVYGFAKEEIAKGRQVYFVYPLIEESETLDYKNLMEGFEHISEIFPLPDYNATMLHGKMKPDEKDAAMNYFAKGKADIMVATTVIEVGVNVPNASVMVIESAERFGLSQLHQLRGRVGRGAEQSYCILMTGDKLSTESRKRIKTMCETNDGFKISEVDMQLRGPGDILGTQQSGMVDFKRLDLVNDGNIIKAAKETVEHLLKIDGNLQLPEHQSLRNYYVKQYKGKNKWGKIS encoded by the coding sequence TTGACATTAGACACTTCCATAGAATTTTTAAAAGGAATTGGTACAGAACGTGCCAAACTGATTGCTAATGTATTAGATATTAGAACGGTGGAAGATTTTTTGCATTTTTTTCCGATAAGATATTTAGATAAATCGAAAGTCTATAAAATTGCAGACATCAAGGAAGATAATTTAGAAATTCAACTTAAAGGAAGAATTACAGAATTACAGGAAATCACTTATGCTAAAGGGAAAAAACGACTTTCGGGGAAGTTTACAGACGGGACAGGAACACTAGATGTAGTTTGGTTTCAGTATTCTAATTGGATGAAAGAACAGATTCCCGTAAACCGAGAAATCTATATTTTTGGGAGAGTTCAGGAGTTTAATCACACTTTCTCCATGCCGCATCCAGAAATTGAATTAGAAGACAAAAAATCGGCAGAAGAAAGACTCAGACCTATTTATCCCAGTTCAGAAAAATTGACGAAAAGAGGATTGAACCAGAAATTTTTTCAAACGGTTCAAGCCAACATCATTTCGCAGATTCCTCAGTTGATAGAAGAGAATTTGCCAGTTTCCCTCATGAAATCTCTGAAATTGATGAGTCGTCAACAAGCGTATCTCAACATTCATTTTCCACAAAATGCAGATTTTGCCAAACATGCAGACAGAAGATTGAAATTTGAAGAAGCGTTCTTTTTCCAGTTGGGTTACGGTCTCAAAAAAAATTACAACAAAAGTTTTACCATTGGGAATCCTTTTCCGATAGTAGGCGAAAATTTCAATAATTTCTACGAAAATTTCCTTCCTTTTGAATTGACCAATGCTCAAAAAAGAGTGCTGAAAGAAATCAGAAATGATTTGAAAAAGCCTATCCAAATGAACCGATTATTGCAAGGAGATGTAGGTTCTGGTAAAACGATGGTGGCACTTTTGGCGATGCTTTTGGCGATGGATAATGGTTTCCAAAGTTGTATGATGGCGCCTACAGAAATTTTGGCAACGCAGCATTTTAATTCGATTGCAGATTTATTGAAGGAAACAGATGTCAAAGTAAGATTACTCACCGGTTCTACCAAAACCGTCGAAAGAAAAATCATTCATGAAGAATTATTAAACGGTGAACTTTCGATTTTAGTAGGAACTCATGCGGTTTTAGAAGACATTGTTCGGTTCAAAAATTTAGGATTGGCGATTATTGATGAACAGCATAGATTTGGAGTAGCGCAACGTGCGAAACTTTGGGCTAAAAATAAAATTGCACCGCATATTTTGGTAATGACGGCAACTCCAATTCCCAGAACTCTAGCAATGAGTTATTACTCAGATTTAGATGTTTCGGTAATTGATGAAATGCCTGTTGGTAGAAAACCCATTATCACAGCTCATAGAAGAGAAAAAGATAGAAATTCTGTTTATGGTTTTGCCAAAGAAGAAATTGCCAAAGGCAGACAAGTGTATTTTGTATATCCATTAATTGAAGAATCTGAAACGCTAGATTATAAAAATTTGATGGAAGGTTTTGAGCATATTTCAGAAATTTTTCCGCTTCCAGATTATAATGCCACCATGCTTCACGGGAAAATGAAACCCGATGAAAAAGATGCAGCCATGAATTATTTTGCCAAAGGAAAAGCAGATATTATGGTCGCAACTACCGTAATAGAAGTAGGCGTAAATGTTCCAAATGCTTCGGTAATGGTGATAGAAAGTGCTGAAAGATTTGGTCTTTCACAGTTGCACCAGCTTCGTGGTAGAGTAGGAAGAGGCGCAGAACAAAGCTATTGTATTCTGATGACGGGCGATAAACTTTCCACAGAATCCAGAAAACGCATCAAAACCATGTGCGAAACCAATGACGGTTTTAAAATTTCTGAAGTAGACATGCAATTGCGCGGTCCTGGAGATATTCTGGGAACTCAACAAAGCGGAATGGTAGATTTTAAACGCCTAGACTTGGTAAATGATGGTAATATCATAAAAGCAGCAAAAGAAACCG